The following proteins are co-located in the Myxococcus fulvus genome:
- a CDS encoding GNAT family N-acetyltransferase, with the protein MVTGVVASDLLLVPAHPEHVDFWLALRAEAGARRYVDTEDDSREVLVKRILEAGTLEEPRAKGFRWFVRQGDAWVGTVSARDVSREHGRLQIGYMMAEAYHGRGLGSRAVGMMLERLFTLPFLHRVWLTTLSENLGSQGVARKLGFSLEGTMRGHSVLRGERKDQQFWGMSRSDWEARRRG; encoded by the coding sequence ATGGTGACTGGTGTCGTGGCCTCGGACCTGTTGCTCGTTCCGGCGCATCCCGAGCACGTGGACTTCTGGTTGGCGCTGCGCGCCGAGGCCGGGGCCCGGCGCTACGTGGACACGGAGGATGACTCGCGGGAGGTGCTGGTGAAGCGCATCCTGGAGGCGGGCACGCTGGAGGAGCCCCGCGCGAAGGGGTTCCGCTGGTTCGTGCGCCAGGGGGACGCGTGGGTGGGCACGGTGTCCGCGCGGGACGTGTCCCGGGAGCACGGGCGTCTGCAGATTGGCTACATGATGGCGGAGGCGTACCACGGGCGCGGGCTGGGCTCGCGCGCGGTGGGGATGATGCTGGAGCGCCTGTTCACGCTGCCGTTCCTGCATCGGGTGTGGCTGACGACGCTGTCGGAGAACCTGGGCTCCCAGGGGGTGGCGCGCAAGCTGGGCTTCTCGCTGGAGGGGACGATGCGGGGGCACAGCGTCCTGCGGGGGGAGCGCAAGGACCAGCAATTCTGGGGAATGTCGCGCAGTGACTGGGAGGCGCGCCGGCGCGGGTGA
- a CDS encoding Tex family protein, with protein sequence MHAYAAELSQELGLRPEQVDRTLALNADGATVPFIARYRKEVTGGLDEVQIQTILDRAGERAELDSRRETILRSVEEQGKLTPELAKALKAAKTRTELEDLYLPYRPKRRTRAAIARERGLEPLADLLWKQDGRRGEDADAKVRPFVNAEKEVPDLAAALAGARDICAERVSEDAGLRRESREVCAKRGTLRSDVVPAKKGEPTKFENYYGHEEPLSQAPSHRVLALLRGEEEGVLKVRLNMPDDEVKALLAGRVVTKPQSLFASELRAAVEDGWERLMGPSLESELRAELKERADKGAIGVFGENLRHLLLTAPAGARAVLALDPGLRTGIKLAMLDNTGSVAETLTLYSERSADERVRAAKLLSAVVQKHKPELIAVGNGTGSREAETFVRDTLKALGVQVPVVSVSEQGASIYSASEVARDEFPEMDVSLRGAVSIGRRLQDPLAELVKIDPKSIGVGQYQHDVDQGLLKKKLGEVVDSCVNAVGVDVNTASPQLLEHVSGVGPSLAKKLVAHRASKGRFTTRRELLKVSGLGPKTFEQAAGFLRVRGPEPLDASAVHPERYAVVERMAKDLGVEVGALVGNASLVRKIDPKKYLGPDLGELTLKDILAELEKPSRDPRGDFSAPTMRDDLRTLEDVKEGMVLQGVVTNVTAFGAFVDVGVHQDGLVHVSQISTKFVKDPSEVVKVGDRLTVRVLSVDLQRKRLALSVRAAQEGGAAQPSGRPSVGGASGAGRMTDRGGAGAPPRPGGGGSARPGGQQGSGSSSGGQRPGGGGGDKKGPEPFNNPFAKLKR encoded by the coding sequence ATGCACGCCTACGCCGCTGAGCTGTCGCAGGAATTGGGCCTGAGGCCCGAGCAGGTGGACCGCACCCTGGCGCTGAACGCCGACGGAGCCACCGTCCCCTTCATCGCGCGCTATCGCAAGGAGGTCACCGGAGGGCTGGATGAGGTGCAGATCCAGACCATCCTGGACCGGGCCGGCGAGCGCGCCGAGCTGGACTCGCGCCGCGAGACGATTCTCCGCTCCGTGGAGGAGCAGGGGAAGCTGACGCCGGAGCTGGCGAAGGCGCTGAAGGCGGCGAAGACTCGCACTGAGCTGGAGGACCTCTACCTGCCGTACCGGCCCAAGCGCCGCACGCGCGCGGCGATTGCGAGGGAGCGCGGGCTGGAGCCGCTGGCGGACCTGCTGTGGAAGCAGGACGGACGCAGGGGCGAGGACGCGGACGCGAAGGTGCGGCCGTTCGTCAACGCGGAGAAGGAGGTGCCGGACCTGGCGGCGGCGCTGGCGGGGGCTCGGGACATCTGCGCGGAGCGGGTGAGCGAGGACGCGGGGCTGCGCCGCGAGTCGCGCGAGGTGTGCGCGAAGCGGGGCACGCTGCGCTCGGACGTGGTGCCGGCGAAGAAGGGCGAGCCCACCAAGTTCGAGAACTACTACGGCCATGAGGAGCCGCTGTCGCAGGCCCCGTCTCACCGTGTGCTGGCGCTGCTGCGCGGTGAGGAGGAGGGCGTGTTGAAGGTGCGGCTGAACATGCCGGACGACGAGGTGAAGGCGCTGCTCGCGGGGCGGGTGGTGACGAAGCCGCAGTCGCTGTTCGCCTCGGAGCTGCGCGCGGCGGTGGAGGATGGGTGGGAGCGGCTGATGGGGCCGTCACTGGAGTCGGAGCTGCGCGCGGAGCTGAAGGAGCGCGCGGACAAGGGCGCCATCGGTGTCTTCGGGGAGAACCTGCGGCACCTGTTGTTGACGGCGCCGGCGGGGGCTCGGGCGGTGCTGGCGCTGGACCCGGGGCTGCGCACGGGCATCAAGCTGGCGATGCTCGACAACACGGGGAGCGTGGCGGAGACGCTGACGCTCTACTCGGAGCGCAGCGCGGACGAGCGCGTGCGGGCGGCGAAGCTGTTGTCCGCGGTGGTGCAGAAGCACAAGCCGGAGCTCATCGCGGTGGGCAACGGGACGGGCAGCCGCGAGGCGGAGACCTTCGTTCGCGACACGCTGAAGGCGCTGGGGGTGCAGGTGCCGGTGGTGTCGGTGAGCGAGCAGGGCGCGTCCATCTACTCGGCGTCGGAGGTGGCGCGTGACGAGTTCCCGGAGATGGACGTCAGCCTGCGCGGCGCGGTGTCGATTGGGCGGCGGTTGCAGGACCCGCTGGCGGAGCTGGTGAAGATCGACCCGAAGAGCATCGGCGTGGGGCAGTACCAGCACGACGTGGACCAGGGGTTGTTGAAGAAGAAGCTGGGCGAGGTGGTGGACTCGTGCGTGAACGCGGTGGGCGTGGATGTGAACACCGCGTCGCCGCAACTGCTCGAGCACGTGTCCGGCGTGGGGCCGTCGCTGGCGAAGAAGCTGGTGGCACACCGCGCGTCGAAGGGGCGCTTCACCACGCGGCGGGAGTTGTTGAAGGTGAGCGGGTTGGGGCCGAAGACGTTCGAGCAGGCGGCGGGCTTCCTGCGCGTGCGAGGGCCCGAGCCGCTGGACGCGAGCGCGGTGCACCCGGAGCGGTACGCGGTGGTCGAGCGCATGGCGAAGGACTTGGGCGTGGAGGTGGGGGCGCTGGTGGGCAACGCGTCGCTGGTGCGGAAGATCGACCCCAAGAAGTACCTGGGCCCGGACCTGGGCGAGCTGACGTTGAAGGACATCCTGGCGGAGCTGGAGAAGCCGAGCCGGGACCCGCGTGGAGACTTCTCGGCGCCGACGATGCGTGACGACTTGCGCACGCTGGAGGACGTGAAGGAGGGGATGGTGTTGCAGGGCGTGGTGACGAACGTCACGGCGTTCGGCGCGTTCGTGGACGTGGGCGTGCACCAGGATGGACTGGTGCATGTGTCGCAAATCTCGACGAAGTTCGTGAAGGACCCGTCCGAGGTGGTGAAGGTCGGGGACCGGTTGACGGTGCGCGTGCTCAGCGTGGACTTGCAGCGCAAGCGCCTGGCGTTGTCGGTGCGCGCGGCGCAGGAGGGCGGAGCGGCGCAGCCTTCGGGGCGGCCCTCGGTGGGCGGGGCTTCGGGCGCGGGGCGGATGACGGACCGGGGTGGGGCGGGGGCTCCGCCTCGGCCGGGTGGCGGTGGGAGCGCGCGGCCTGGGGGACAGCAGGGCTCGGGCTCGTCGTCCGGTGGGCAGCGGCCGGGTGGTGGTGGTGGTGACAAGAAGGGCCCGGAGCCGTTCAACAATCCGTTCGCGAAGCTGAAGCGCTGA
- a CDS encoding DUF6438 domain-containing protein: MRTRPDDPGLVVEMRRTGCEGICPIYRLTVHGDGRVVYDGDFHVKIQGRRESRLTPAQLARLRRTLAEHVKPEVIYGERERNWYTCPHGGIDLAGVVLLAPEVGVSEPICYVNQVLMRESPSLGGVDYLIEEIVGSHRWAGCSDDWKGFGGC; this comes from the coding sequence GTGCGGACGAGACCTGATGACCCAGGGCTCGTCGTCGAGATGCGACGGACGGGGTGCGAGGGGATTTGCCCCATCTACCGGCTCACCGTGCACGGAGACGGGCGGGTGGTCTACGACGGCGACTTCCATGTGAAGATCCAAGGCAGACGGGAGTCTCGCCTGACGCCTGCTCAACTGGCGCGATTGAGACGGACGCTCGCCGAGCACGTGAAGCCCGAGGTCATCTACGGAGAGCGCGAGCGGAATTGGTATACGTGCCCGCACGGTGGCATCGACCTCGCGGGAGTGGTGCTCCTGGCGCCGGAGGTCGGGGTGTCCGAGCCCATCTGCTATGTGAATCAGGTCCTCATGAGAGAGTCCCCTTCGTTGGGTGGGGTCGACTACCTGATTGAAGAGATTGTCGGCAGCCACCGCTGGGCAGGGTGCTCTGACGACTGGAAGGGATTCGGCGGGTGTTGA